GAGGAGAAAGACCAGGAATACCTGCCACTATCTCTTCTATCTTCTTGTTATCCCAGCCCTCGCTAAACCCGCTTTCCCATGTTCGATCCCGCCGAAATTCAGGCCGGTAGCGAATGACCGTGCCGACATCTGCGACCAGAACATCTGGAATCAGAAGGGCTTCGGTATTTATGAGTTTAAAGGCGGAAAAACTATGCCTGCCGGTGAGATAAATCAGAAATATCTCTCGTCGCCGCAGAGCTAGCCAGGAGTTGAGTTCTGTCAGTGTTTTCGGATCCCCTACCAAGGTATCATCCAGGTCTGTTGCTAAGATGAGGAAAGGGTTGTCTTTTTGCCGTGACTCCATTCTCCCACCTCATGGTAAAGCGCAGAAAGATGTTCTACTACCTTGGGCCATATAAACTGGCGCCGTACGTGGTTGGCAGCTGCCCGTCCTATTTTAATTGCCAATGCCGGATCGTGCAACATTTCTCCCAACCTTGCTGCCAGACCCTGCGCATCACGTGGTGGGACAAGATAGCCCGTGATGCCGTCAACTACAGTGAATTTCAATCCACCCACGCGGCTGGCAATTACCGGTGTGCCACATGCCATGGCTTCTAAGGCCACCAGCCCAAAAGTTTCGTAATACGAGGGAATGACACAGACCTCAGCCGCTCTATAGTAGAGGGGCAATTTTTCGTGCGGTTGCGCCCCCACTGTCAGAACCCAACCGTCTAGCCTCCGGTTACAGATCTCTTCCTCCAAGTACTTCCTGGACTGCGGATCTCCTCCGATGATTAGTACGCGAACATCCTCTATAAAGCTGGAGTTATCCCTGCTCAGCATTTCAAGAGATGTCAAAAGGGTATTTAGGCCTTTGTTCTCATCAAAGCGACCCACATAAACTACCACCTTTTTATCCTCTAGACCCAGCTGGGCTTTGCTCTCATGTCTTTTTCCGGGATGAAACAGCATGGGATCTACACCGCACGGCACCAATGCAATCCGTTCGCTACAGGCTCCATAGTCCTTAATAAGCCGCTCCATTTCTTCCGGTGCCGTGGCCACAACACAATTGACCCCTTCAACAATTTTTCTTTCAGCCTCCAGACGTCGGAGTAGGCCTATCCCCTTCAGCCCAGTTTCACTGGCTTTAATGCTTCCTAAAGAATGAGAGGTATGCACCTGGGGAACACCGAGATATTCCTTAAGGTTAAGGCCAGCCAAACCGGAGAGCCAGTAATTGGAATGAATAATGTCGTATCTCTTCTTGCTCCAGTTCAAATATTCTTTGAGTTCTCTAACGAAGTGCTGCACATAGCCGTATAGCTCGTCTTTTGGGATAAACTCTTTTCGCCCGGCTGCTAACCGAATAACCGAGCCCTTTGGGCCGAGCCTTACCTGTGGTTCTACGTTGTTATCCTGCCAATGGGTGAAAACATCTACTTCCCAATCCAATTGTTGCAAACCTAAAGCCACCTGACGAACGTAAATGTTTTGGCCACCTGACTGGATTCCCCCTAATTCGGCCAAAGGGTCACCGTGAATCGAAATGATCATAGCTCTTCGTGCCATCTCCCCAACTCCTCCTTATCCGCGGTATTAAGTCGACGTCTAATGCCCGTTGAAATACTGCGGACAGTTGTGCCCCTGACTCCCGAAAAGGCCACCTAAAGAATTCCCTTATTCTTCAGAAAATCCGCCGCTACCTTGGCCGGATCCTCTCCTTTTTCTTTGACCAGGTAGTTCATCTGTTGCATATCAGCCTCACTGATTTTGCCGCCTAGAGAGTTCAGTGCGCTCTCCAATTCCGGATATTTTTCCAAAGTATCCATCCTTACTACGGGTGCACAGTAATACGGCGGGAAGAAATGTTTGT
The sequence above is drawn from the Syntrophothermus lipocalidus DSM 12680 genome and encodes:
- a CDS encoding glycosyltransferase — translated: MARRAMIISIHGDPLAELGGIQSGGQNIYVRQVALGLQQLDWEVDVFTHWQDNNVEPQVRLGPKGSVIRLAAGRKEFIPKDELYGYVQHFVRELKEYLNWSKKRYDIIHSNYWLSGLAGLNLKEYLGVPQVHTSHSLGSIKASETGLKGIGLLRRLEAERKIVEGVNCVVATAPEEMERLIKDYGACSERIALVPCGVDPMLFHPGKRHESKAQLGLEDKKVVVYVGRFDENKGLNTLLTSLEMLSRDNSSFIEDVRVLIIGGDPQSRKYLEEEICNRRLDGWVLTVGAQPHEKLPLYYRAAEVCVIPSYYETFGLVALEAMACGTPVIASRVGGLKFTVVDGITGYLVPPRDAQGLAARLGEMLHDPALAIKIGRAAANHVRRQFIWPKVVEHLSALYHEVGEWSHGKKTTLSSS